The following proteins come from a genomic window of Natronosalvus vescus:
- the endA gene encoding tRNA-intron lyase, which yields MELEGRFDGDGVHVGGDARQRFHDARGYGYPLSGNEIALAPVEAAHLLYRDDLAAVIDDGERLDFRGFLAREPGSAFGVRFLVYADLRSRGFYLSPAREPWVDDPPAAEFAVFPRGKGPGDGELEYALRVVGERTDVPAATLESGALAVVDEESEITYFEVSKPNVSGTSASGLPTGVDADLLADRVVLWEPPLELYERTFYGQPLEGREYDRPTLQCSLLEAAHLAEAGAIDLEAEAILERGRTVEGDRFDRRLTVYRLLREAGIVPKTGYKFGADFRTYADVESVDDLGHSELLIRVLPADHVFEPRDLSLDVRLAHGVRKTMVFALVEDGEVEWWSFERLTP from the coding sequence ATGGAACTCGAGGGTCGGTTCGACGGCGACGGCGTCCACGTCGGTGGCGACGCACGCCAGCGGTTTCACGACGCACGCGGTTACGGCTACCCGCTTTCGGGCAACGAGATTGCCCTCGCGCCGGTCGAAGCCGCCCACCTCCTGTATCGCGACGACCTGGCCGCCGTGATCGACGACGGCGAGCGCCTCGACTTTCGGGGGTTTCTCGCCCGCGAGCCGGGATCAGCCTTCGGCGTGCGATTTCTCGTCTACGCCGACCTCCGGTCGCGGGGGTTCTACCTCTCACCGGCACGCGAGCCGTGGGTCGACGACCCGCCCGCTGCCGAGTTCGCCGTCTTTCCCCGCGGGAAAGGCCCCGGCGATGGCGAACTCGAGTACGCCCTTCGCGTCGTCGGCGAGCGAACGGACGTTCCCGCGGCGACGCTCGAGTCGGGCGCGCTCGCCGTCGTCGACGAGGAAAGCGAAATTACGTACTTCGAGGTGAGCAAGCCCAACGTGTCCGGCACGAGCGCGTCCGGACTTCCAACCGGCGTCGACGCCGACTTGCTCGCCGACCGCGTCGTCCTCTGGGAGCCACCGCTGGAGCTGTACGAGCGAACGTTTTACGGACAGCCCCTCGAGGGTCGGGAGTACGACCGGCCAACACTACAGTGTTCGCTCCTCGAAGCGGCCCACCTCGCGGAGGCAGGGGCGATCGACCTCGAGGCCGAGGCGATCCTCGAGCGTGGGCGGACTGTCGAAGGCGATCGGTTCGACCGGCGGCTGACGGTCTATCGCCTGCTGCGGGAAGCAGGCATCGTTCCGAAGACGGGCTACAAGTTCGGGGCTGACTTTCGAACGTACGCGGACGTGGAGTCGGTCGACGATCTGGGCCACTCCGAGTTGTTGATCCGGGTACTACCGGCCGATCACGTGTTCGAGCCACGGGATCTCTCCCTCGACGTTCGATTGGCCCACGGCGTCCGGAAGACGATGGTGTTCGCGCTCGTCGAGGATGGTGAGGTCGAGTGGTGGTCGTTCGAGCGGTTGACGCCCTGA
- a CDS encoding DUF91 domain-containing protein: MPADTIRVLAGDCTVIADGTDREEYRGRITTIVKPDNTVLVHDVDGYQPVAWLTRADSVSSDRADGFTLVAKKDTQILRIAAHDQDGFASYPASSAGVPVGDCPNDDCTSVLVRSNGIHCVGCGDRYAIPRDATIRDDRCECGLPRMRVERGLAFHVCLDRRCESLGDAVHEAFDREWDCPNCDGDLLILRRGGLIAGCEHYPDCETGFVIPTGVVDGECACGLPTFETTTGTRCLDATCDRFQDARDDKNAEARAVADR, from the coding sequence ATGCCAGCCGACACGATTCGCGTCCTCGCCGGCGACTGCACCGTCATCGCCGACGGCACCGACCGAGAGGAGTACCGCGGCCGCATCACGACCATCGTCAAGCCCGACAACACCGTCCTCGTCCACGACGTCGACGGCTACCAGCCCGTCGCCTGGCTCACCCGCGCCGACAGCGTCTCGAGCGACCGTGCCGACGGCTTCACCCTCGTCGCGAAAAAGGACACCCAGATCCTCCGGATCGCCGCCCACGACCAGGATGGGTTCGCCAGCTATCCGGCCTCGAGCGCCGGCGTCCCCGTCGGCGACTGTCCGAACGACGACTGTACCAGCGTGCTCGTCCGCTCGAACGGCATCCACTGCGTGGGCTGTGGCGACCGCTACGCCATTCCCCGGGACGCGACGATCCGCGACGACCGCTGTGAGTGTGGGCTCCCGCGGATGCGCGTCGAGCGCGGACTCGCGTTCCACGTCTGTCTCGACCGGCGGTGTGAGTCCCTGGGCGATGCCGTCCACGAGGCGTTCGACCGCGAGTGGGACTGTCCCAACTGTGACGGCGACCTCCTGATCCTCCGCCGGGGCGGCCTCATCGCCGGCTGTGAGCACTACCCCGACTGCGAGACCGGCTTCGTGATCCCGACCGGTGTCGTCGACGGCGAGTGTGCCTGCGGCCTGCCGACATTCGAGACGACGACCGGCACCCGATGTCTGGACGCGACGTGCGATCGGTTCCAGGACGCTCGAGACGATAAGAACGCCGAGGCTCGAGCGGTTGCCGACCGGTGA
- a CDS encoding GAF domain-containing protein: protein METDLRGLPDVLIVGANTDGRDALENCLSSDGIDHERRVEGALDRLEGGGVDCLVVDGCVSEHDQAALLEWLQVNDPSCAVVRYGGSHTTTGKTDGSIELPYEPVTFPSHAVDALVEHVERVVARRRREAILRAIQTATPILFRASTPLEIAEATVESASTLLEQPLTTVFRYDERASHFEVVATTDEREAHGGIPPVIPFDGSLAGTAFGTQNPIGFDESTDTPMADADGLEVCRIDESDVLSDPANPMSSGLIWPLSTYGVLGIVATEPQAFTVDDVRFVRILAENATAALERTERERELEQRATQQQVVADLGQLALESDHIDELMDEAVSQVATILDSEYAKVLDLEEGGEELALRHGVGWDDGVVGEATVSATDADSQASYTLLHNQPIVVEDLESEPRFNGPELLTSHEVRSGVSTIIGPLDDPWGILGVHDHDRRTFAEEDVRFVKTIATVLAAAIERHQYQRELEQLVTDLRTSNEHLEMFSAIVSHDLRNPLSVAKGNLELHKETGVSDNEYLEAIEESLERMDDLIDDVLTLVRADIDEAALEWVAVGTTAERAWETVDTADASLELSSDLGSVRATPGPFRELLENVFDNAVIHGGDSVTVRVEPLQSGGFSVTDDGPGVPPEEYERIFEYGHSARTEGTGLGLAIVERVADAFGWTVDATGGADGGLRLEFRP from the coding sequence ATGGAGACGGATCTCCGTGGACTTCCAGATGTGTTGATCGTCGGGGCGAACACCGACGGTCGCGACGCCCTCGAGAACTGTCTCTCCAGCGATGGAATCGATCACGAGCGGAGGGTCGAGGGGGCACTCGATCGACTCGAGGGCGGGGGCGTGGACTGTCTCGTCGTCGATGGATGCGTGTCCGAGCACGATCAGGCTGCCCTGCTCGAGTGGCTCCAGGTGAACGATCCCTCGTGTGCAGTCGTCCGTTATGGTGGTTCACACACCACAACGGGTAAAACGGACGGCAGTATCGAACTGCCTTACGAGCCGGTGACGTTTCCGTCACACGCAGTCGACGCTCTGGTCGAACACGTCGAACGAGTGGTAGCCAGACGCCGACGGGAGGCGATCTTACGGGCGATTCAGACGGCGACACCGATTCTCTTTCGTGCCTCGACGCCGCTAGAGATCGCTGAAGCAACCGTCGAATCGGCGAGTACCCTGCTCGAACAACCGCTGACGACCGTCTTCCGGTACGACGAACGCGCCAGCCACTTCGAGGTCGTCGCGACGACGGACGAACGGGAGGCGCACGGCGGGATCCCCCCGGTGATTCCGTTCGACGGGTCGTTGGCGGGTACCGCGTTCGGGACGCAGAACCCGATCGGCTTCGACGAATCGACCGACACGCCGATGGCAGACGCCGACGGACTCGAGGTGTGCCGAATCGACGAGAGCGACGTTCTCAGCGATCCCGCGAACCCAATGTCGTCGGGTCTGATCTGGCCGCTCAGCACGTACGGCGTGCTTGGCATCGTCGCCACCGAGCCGCAAGCGTTCACCGTCGACGACGTTCGATTCGTCCGGATTTTAGCGGAAAACGCGACCGCGGCCCTCGAACGAACCGAGCGGGAACGGGAACTCGAGCAACGAGCGACCCAGCAACAGGTCGTCGCTGATCTGGGGCAACTGGCCCTCGAGAGCGACCATATCGACGAACTCATGGACGAGGCGGTTTCCCAGGTGGCGACGATTCTCGACAGCGAATACGCCAAAGTACTCGACCTCGAGGAGGGTGGCGAGGAGTTGGCACTCAGACACGGTGTCGGATGGGACGATGGGGTCGTCGGCGAGGCGACGGTCTCGGCCACCGACGCGGACTCACAGGCGTCGTACACGCTGTTGCACAACCAGCCGATCGTCGTCGAGGATCTCGAGTCGGAACCCCGATTCAACGGGCCCGAACTACTAACCAGCCACGAGGTTCGGAGCGGTGTCAGCACCATCATTGGCCCGCTCGATGACCCGTGGGGGATTCTCGGCGTCCACGACCACGATCGGCGGACGTTCGCCGAGGAGGACGTCAGATTCGTCAAAACGATCGCTACCGTGCTCGCAGCGGCGATCGAGCGCCATCAGTACCAGCGAGAACTCGAGCAGCTGGTGACTGACTTACGGACGTCGAACGAGCACCTCGAGATGTTTTCCGCGATCGTCTCACACGACCTTCGGAATCCGCTCTCGGTCGCAAAAGGGAATCTCGAACTTCACAAAGAGACCGGTGTCAGTGACAACGAGTACCTCGAGGCGATCGAGGAGTCACTCGAGCGCATGGACGACCTCATCGACGACGTGTTGACGCTGGTTCGGGCCGACATCGACGAGGCGGCCCTCGAGTGGGTCGCCGTCGGCACCACGGCAGAGCGGGCCTGGGAGACGGTCGACACCGCGGATGCGAGCCTCGAACTGTCGTCCGACCTGGGATCGGTGCGGGCTACACCAGGGCCGTTTCGCGAACTGCTCGAGAACGTCTTCGACAACGCCGTTATCCACGGTGGCGACTCGGTGACGGTTCGGGTCGAGCCCCTCCAGTCGGGCGGATTCTCCGTGACCGACGATGGGCCAGGCGTTCCGCCCGAGGAGTACGAGCGAATATTCGAGTACGGACACTCCGCGAGAACCGAGGGAACCGGTTTAGGTCTGGCGATCGTCGAGCGAGTCGCGGATGCCTTCGGCTGGACGGTCGACGCCACAGGAGGGGCAGACGGTGGCCTTCGGCTCGAGTTTCGACCGTGA
- a CDS encoding tryptophan--tRNA ligase has product MTGDHERAKEPLTDGGAAGADEVALDPWGSSSVSDYRKLFEEFGIETFDELLEDVPHPHYLMRRGVIFGHRDYRPVLEAMAEDEPFAVLSGFMPTGDPHIGHKLVFDEIIWHQQQGGDAYALIADLEAHAARGLSWDEIDEHARDYLLSLLALGFDPEEGTLYRQSTNREVQDLAFELGIDANFSELGAIYGFDGETDVAHMQSVVTQMADILYPQLEEPKPTVIPVGPDQDPHVRLARDLATRMRFFGVTTAYASFEATDTELEVVAAAYDARETYAEDPDLPRCGEAAEWLADAESEAVSADGVEGVVEDVLETVPDNVRGTTISKLENAGMEPLRPRTRFLDRRATDDAFAALIETIDGEKRVFDEHVDAFDLVHDEAEALAREIELANGGYGFLPPSSIYHRFMTGLTGGKMSSSIPASHISLLDDPEDGYDKVKAATTGGRETAELQRELGGKADECPVYELYAYLLAGDDDEFAKLVYDECVGGDRLCGDCKEQAAQLMKEFLAEHQEKREEVADLLEAADIELESTRRG; this is encoded by the coding sequence ATGACCGGAGACCACGAGCGAGCGAAGGAACCGCTGACGGATGGAGGGGCTGCAGGGGCTGATGAGGTCGCTCTCGACCCGTGGGGTTCCTCGAGCGTCTCCGACTACCGCAAGCTGTTCGAGGAGTTCGGGATCGAAACGTTCGACGAGCTGCTCGAGGACGTTCCCCATCCACACTACCTGATGCGCCGGGGCGTCATCTTCGGCCACCGCGACTACCGGCCGGTGCTCGAGGCGATGGCCGAGGACGAGCCCTTCGCCGTCCTCTCGGGGTTCATGCCGACGGGCGATCCCCACATCGGCCACAAGCTGGTGTTCGACGAGATCATCTGGCACCAACAGCAGGGCGGGGACGCCTACGCGCTGATCGCCGACCTCGAGGCCCACGCCGCACGCGGGCTCAGCTGGGATGAAATCGACGAACACGCCCGGGACTACCTGCTCTCGCTGCTCGCGCTGGGCTTCGACCCCGAGGAAGGGACACTGTACCGCCAGTCGACCAACCGTGAGGTGCAGGATCTGGCGTTCGAACTCGGGATCGACGCCAACTTCTCCGAGCTGGGAGCGATCTACGGCTTCGACGGCGAGACCGACGTGGCCCACATGCAGTCGGTCGTCACCCAGATGGCCGACATCCTCTACCCGCAGCTCGAGGAGCCCAAACCGACGGTGATCCCCGTCGGCCCGGATCAGGATCCCCACGTCAGGCTGGCTCGCGACCTCGCCACGCGGATGCGGTTTTTCGGCGTGACGACCGCTTACGCGAGCTTCGAGGCGACGGACACGGAACTCGAGGTCGTCGCGGCGGCGTACGACGCTCGGGAGACGTACGCCGAGGATCCCGACCTGCCCCGGTGTGGGGAGGCAGCCGAGTGGCTGGCGGACGCCGAGAGCGAGGCCGTTTCCGCGGACGGTGTCGAGGGAGTCGTCGAAGACGTTCTCGAGACCGTCCCCGATAACGTCCGCGGCACCACCATCTCGAAACTCGAGAACGCGGGCATGGAGCCGCTTCGGCCCCGAACCCGATTCCTCGACCGACGCGCGACCGACGACGCCTTCGCGGCGCTCATCGAGACCATCGACGGCGAAAAGCGCGTCTTCGACGAGCACGTCGACGCGTTCGACCTCGTACACGACGAGGCCGAGGCGCTGGCCCGGGAGATCGAACTCGCCAACGGCGGCTACGGCTTTCTTCCGCCGTCGTCCATTTATCACCGCTTCATGACCGGCCTCACTGGCGGGAAGATGTCCTCTTCGATCCCCGCGAGCCACATCTCGCTGCTCGACGACCCCGAGGACGGCTACGACAAGGTGAAGGCGGCGACCACCGGCGGCCGGGAGACGGCCGAACTCCAGCGAGAACTCGGCGGGAAGGCCGACGAGTGCCCCGTCTACGAGCTGTACGCCTACCTGCTGGCCGGCGACGACGACGAGTTCGCGAAGCTGGTGTACGACGAGTGCGTCGGCGGCGACCGCCTCTGTGGCGACTGCAAGGAACAGGCCGCCCAGCTGATGAAGGAGTTCCTCGCCGAGCACCAGGAGAAACGCGAGGAGGTCGCCGACTTGCTCGAGGCGGCCGACATCGAACTCGAGTCGACCCGTCGCGGGTGA
- a CDS encoding ABC transporter ATP-binding protein produces MSDEPILRTTGLTKYYQSSSSFIDNLLGRSHWVKAVDGIDLELYPGETLGVVGESGCGKTSLGRAMLRLIEPTDGSVYYYPQEGSSTSDAGMDEEIDLIEVSSKRLRSLRTDIQYIFQDPFSSLNPRLTIGEIIKEPLNIHDIGDENDRDARVQELLETVGLNPSHTHRYPHEFSGGQRQRIGIARALAVDPEIIICDEPVSALDVSVQAQILNLLEDLQEEFGLSYIFIAHDLSVVEHISDRIAVMYLGEFAEVGTTEEIFASPSHPYTEALLSAIPEPDPLWEGEKILLEGDVPSPLNPPSGCRFHTRCPDVIQPAAVDLDQTTWRSVLDYRLRVDDAESVTNVITLTEEGEATDGEALDLSASAFESRVREEFGLPSPLPDPEAETVLNRSVDRLRKDDIEGAAAVLEDAFTSPCEETVPEPVSRSETHEIACLLFDDGVAEHATSADGRSDAVADD; encoded by the coding sequence ATGAGTGACGAACCGATCCTCCGAACGACGGGGCTGACGAAGTACTACCAGTCGAGCAGTAGTTTCATCGACAACCTCCTGGGTCGCTCACACTGGGTCAAGGCCGTCGACGGCATCGACCTCGAGCTGTATCCGGGTGAGACACTCGGTGTTGTCGGCGAAAGTGGGTGTGGGAAAACCAGCCTCGGCCGGGCGATGTTACGTCTCATCGAGCCGACCGACGGATCGGTCTACTACTATCCACAGGAAGGGTCGTCCACATCGGACGCAGGGATGGACGAGGAGATCGACCTCATCGAAGTCTCGAGTAAACGACTGCGAAGCCTGCGAACCGACATTCAGTACATCTTCCAGGATCCGTTCTCGAGTCTCAACCCGCGATTGACCATCGGTGAGATCATCAAGGAACCGCTCAATATTCACGACATCGGTGACGAAAACGACCGTGACGCACGGGTACAGGAGTTGCTCGAGACCGTCGGACTCAACCCGAGTCACACTCACCGGTATCCACACGAGTTCTCCGGCGGTCAGCGCCAGCGTATCGGTATCGCTCGCGCACTGGCGGTCGATCCCGAGATCATCATCTGTGACGAACCGGTGAGTGCACTCGACGTCAGTGTCCAGGCCCAGATTCTGAACTTACTCGAGGATCTCCAGGAGGAGTTCGGCCTCTCGTACATCTTCATCGCTCACGACCTGAGCGTCGTCGAGCACATCTCCGATCGGATTGCCGTGATGTATCTCGGCGAGTTCGCCGAAGTCGGAACGACCGAGGAGATCTTCGCCTCGCCCTCGCATCCATACACGGAGGCGTTGCTGTCAGCGATCCCAGAGCCCGATCCGCTCTGGGAGGGTGAGAAGATCCTCCTCGAGGGTGACGTCCCGTCACCGCTGAACCCGCCGAGTGGCTGTCGGTTTCACACGCGTTGTCCGGACGTGATTCAACCGGCCGCAGTGGATCTCGATCAGACAACGTGGCGATCGGTGCTCGATTATCGCCTTCGTGTCGACGACGCGGAGTCGGTAACGAACGTGATCACGCTCACCGAAGAAGGTGAAGCGACCGACGGCGAGGCCCTCGATCTTTCCGCGTCGGCGTTCGAGAGCCGGGTGCGTGAGGAGTTCGGCCTGCCGTCACCGTTACCCGATCCCGAGGCAGAGACCGTTCTCAATCGATCGGTCGATCGACTCAGGAAAGACGACATCGAAGGCGCGGCCGCAGTGCTCGAAGACGCCTTTACGTCCCCATGTGAGGAGACAGTTCCCGAACCCGTGTCACGCAGCGAGACCCACGAAATCGCCTGTCTCCTGTTCGACGACGGTGTAGCCGAGCACGCAACGAGCGCCGATGGACGTTCCGACGCCGTCGCTGACGACTGA